One Campylobacterota bacterium DNA segment encodes these proteins:
- a CDS encoding HD domain-containing phosphohydrolase, with protein sequence MSFKIKTILFFLGVSLVPYIATMFLLGNSFREEQYNAVTAEMNTQLRLTVERIDQHLATLQKDMAFIAKSDLMNDMYTLDLDRRIGNTLLAKKNDMKLQGDFYAVDLKNRVIASSDFAMIGKSAGAPLFYSVPITSAFTGEQIGWLRVDYRMENFSRFFSNTPQRHYYLRHQNGKVDLRPSVFGESLQVARKLSSNPELTVVLEEEKAFAYRLLYKYERWFLLLLVLGAVFIAIAAYFIAKGLIRPVIALSATAKQITRTRDYTQQVSVDRDDEIGQLSDAFNTMIRGMDSALGEITALNKEIEDTQREVVFTMGSIGESRSKETGNHVRRVAEYSKLLALYYGLDEEEAEMLKQASPMHDIGKVAIPDAILNKPGRFDEEERRIMDTHAELGYDMLKHSQRPLLQTAAIVAYEHHEKWDGTGYPRGLKGEQIHIYGRITALADVFDALGSDRVYKKAWTDEKIFALFNEERGRHFDPRLIDIFFAHLDEFLSIRERLRDVCAD encoded by the coding sequence ATGAGTTTTAAAATCAAAACGATCCTCTTTTTTCTCGGCGTCAGCCTTGTCCCCTACATCGCTACGATGTTTTTGCTCGGGAACTCTTTTCGGGAGGAACAGTACAACGCGGTGACGGCGGAAATGAATACCCAGCTGCGTTTGACGGTTGAACGGATCGATCAGCATCTTGCAACTTTGCAAAAAGATATGGCCTTTATCGCCAAATCCGATTTGATGAACGACATGTACACGCTTGACCTCGACCGCCGTATCGGCAACACCCTTCTGGCGAAAAAGAACGATATGAAGCTCCAAGGGGATTTTTACGCCGTCGATCTGAAGAACCGCGTGATCGCATCGAGCGATTTCGCGATGATCGGAAAAAGCGCCGGAGCGCCTCTCTTTTATTCCGTACCCATCACGTCGGCGTTTACGGGAGAACAAATCGGGTGGCTGAGGGTGGATTACCGGATGGAAAATTTCAGCCGCTTTTTTTCGAATACTCCGCAGCGTCATTACTATCTCCGCCATCAAAACGGAAAAGTCGACCTACGCCCCTCCGTGTTCGGCGAGTCGCTTCAGGTGGCCCGTAAACTGAGTAGCAACCCTGAACTCACGGTCGTGCTTGAAGAGGAAAAAGCGTTTGCCTATCGGCTGCTGTACAAGTACGAACGGTGGTTTTTGTTGCTGTTGGTTCTGGGGGCCGTCTTTATCGCGATCGCGGCGTACTTTATCGCCAAGGGGCTTATCCGTCCCGTCATCGCCCTCTCCGCAACCGCAAAGCAGATCACCCGCACCCGCGATTACACGCAACAAGTCAGCGTTGACCGCGACGATGAGATCGGACAGCTCTCCGATGCTTTCAATACGATGATCCGGGGGATGGACAGTGCGCTTGGCGAGATCACCGCGCTGAACAAAGAGATCGAAGATACCCAGCGCGAAGTCGTCTTTACGATGGGCTCGATCGGGGAAAGCCGCTCCAAGGAGACGGGAAACCATGTCCGCCGCGTTGCGGAATATTCGAAGCTGCTGGCTCTCTATTACGGACTGGATGAAGAAGAAGCCGAAATGCTCAAGCAGGCATCCCCGATGCACGATATCGGAAAAGTGGCCATTCCCGACGCGATCTTGAACAAACCCGGACGATTCGACGAAGAAGAACGCCGTATCATGGATACGCATGCGGAATTGGGATATGATATGCTCAAGCACTCGCAGCGTCCCCTTTTGCAGACCGCCGCGATCGTCGCTTACGAGCATCACGAAAAATGGGACGGCACCGGCTATCCCAGAGGTTTAAAAGGAGAGCAGATCCATATTTACGGTCGCATCACCGCCCTGGCGGATGTCTTTGATGCCCTTGGAAGCGACCGCGTTTACAAAAAAGCGTGGACGGACGAAAAGATTTTCGCCCTTTTCAACGAAGAAAGAGGGAGACATTTCGATCCCCGGCTGATCGATATCTTTTTTGCCCATCTGGATGAGTTCCTGTCGATCCGCGAACGCCTGAGGGACGTTTGCGCGGATTGA
- the mscL gene encoding large conductance mechanosensitive channel protein MscL — MLEEFKKFLITGNVVDMAVGFIFGAAFATVVKSLVANVIMPPVGLLMGGVDFSSLFIALDGKEYASLAALDAAGAPAIKVGVFLNDVISFTILGFVMFMMVKAYNRLKAAEPAAEQAAPTSKTCRECGMEIPAAAKSCPYCRTPQ, encoded by the coding sequence ATGCTAGAAGAATTCAAAAAGTTTCTCATTACGGGGAATGTTGTCGATATGGCGGTCGGATTCATCTTCGGAGCTGCGTTTGCAACCGTCGTCAAATCGCTGGTCGCCAACGTCATCATGCCGCCCGTCGGGCTACTGATGGGCGGGGTCGATTTTTCGTCCCTTTTCATCGCGCTTGACGGGAAGGAATACGCTTCGCTCGCCGCGCTCGATGCGGCGGGAGCTCCGGCGATCAAAGTGGGGGTGTTTCTCAACGACGTGATTTCGTTCACGATTCTGGGATTTGTGATGTTTATGATGGTCAAAGCGTACAACCGGCTCAAAGCGGCCGAACCCGCTGCGGAACAGGCTGCACCGACCAGCAAAACGTGCCGAGAATGCGGCATGGAAATCCCTGCCGCCGCAAAAAGCTGTCCGTATTGCCGGACTCCCCAGTAA
- a CDS encoding hydrogenase-4 component G, which translates to MKIGSEHPSANPYVQKGISSDETKREEFKEKVKSGEISGKKLTEAYLVEYTQKAQKNSADNFSAQSGVFDLNKVRDLLETIDFETIGYDGKPIADMTPEEAAALVSEDGFFGIKQTSERVADFVISGAGEDLERLKAGREGVIRGFEEAEAMWGGKLPDISYQTQERTLALIDERIAALGGNLLDTSI; encoded by the coding sequence ATGAAAATCGGTTCCGAACACCCCTCGGCGAACCCCTACGTCCAAAAAGGGATTTCGTCGGATGAAACCAAGCGCGAAGAGTTTAAAGAAAAGGTCAAAAGCGGTGAGATCAGCGGTAAAAAACTGACCGAGGCGTATTTGGTCGAATACACCCAAAAAGCGCAAAAAAACAGTGCAGACAACTTCAGCGCGCAAAGCGGCGTGTTCGATTTGAACAAAGTGCGCGATCTGCTGGAAACGATCGATTTCGAAACGATCGGGTATGATGGCAAGCCGATTGCCGACATGACACCCGAAGAAGCGGCCGCACTGGTCTCCGAAGACGGATTTTTCGGCATCAAGCAAACCTCTGAACGGGTAGCCGATTTCGTTATATCGGGAGCGGGAGAGGACCTTGAACGGCTAAAAGCCGGACGCGAAGGAGTGATCCGCGGTTTCGAGGAAGCCGAGGCGATGTGGGGAGGGAAACTGCCCGATATCTCCTACCAAACGCAGGAGCGAACCCTCGCCCTCATCGACGAGAGAATCGCCGCACTGGGCGGCAATCTTCTCGACACGAGTATCTGA
- a CDS encoding ABC transporter permease, whose amino-acid sequence MIWNAFLLALREIRRSAMRSILTTLGIVIGVASVIAMVMLGDATTAYVTNSISKLGTNMLVVIPGQERRGPPSSDLTAKRFTHNDVEALKHEIDRIRGAAPVGSISMHAVYGNQNYSTTVEGSDNDYFTIKDWVFASGRPFSDAELQGGKAVCVIGETVRRELFGNQPPLGESIRLESFSCEVIGVLDPKGAAMFGMDQDDIVVVPIRMFQRRISGNQDISRIMISAESASAIEAVKSSVTLLLQERRRIQRGEEDDFNVRDMREMVQTLSSTTQMLTILLGAVAAISLLVGGIGIMNIMLVSVTERTREIGIRLAIGALEREVLLQFLVEAIVLSSLGGIIGVVLGVGAGVAISLFFDLPLIFNTFIILVAFLFSALVGILFGYFPARKAARLNPIDALRHE is encoded by the coding sequence ATGATCTGGAACGCTTTTTTACTCGCTCTACGTGAAATCCGCCGCAGCGCCATGCGCTCGATCCTCACCACCCTGGGGATCGTCATCGGGGTGGCATCCGTCATCGCGATGGTGATGCTGGGCGACGCTACGACCGCCTACGTCACGAACAGCATTTCCAAACTGGGAACGAACATGCTCGTCGTCATCCCGGGGCAGGAACGCCGCGGGCCTCCCAGCAGCGATCTGACGGCCAAGCGTTTCACCCACAACGACGTCGAAGCCCTCAAACACGAAATCGACCGTATCCGCGGCGCCGCCCCGGTGGGATCGATTTCGATGCATGCGGTGTACGGCAACCAGAATTACTCCACGACGGTCGAGGGGAGCGACAACGACTATTTCACGATCAAAGACTGGGTTTTCGCCTCGGGACGCCCCTTTTCGGACGCGGAACTCCAGGGGGGTAAAGCGGTCTGCGTCATCGGCGAGACGGTTCGGCGGGAGCTCTTCGGCAACCAGCCCCCTCTGGGCGAATCGATCCGGCTGGAAAGTTTTTCGTGCGAAGTGATCGGCGTTCTCGACCCCAAAGGGGCCGCAATGTTCGGGATGGACCAAGACGACATCGTCGTCGTGCCGATCCGGATGTTTCAGCGCCGCATCAGCGGCAACCAGGACATTTCACGCATCATGATCTCCGCCGAATCGGCATCGGCCATCGAAGCGGTCAAAAGCTCGGTTACCCTTCTGCTGCAGGAGCGGCGCCGTATCCAACGGGGGGAAGAGGACGACTTCAACGTGCGCGACATGCGCGAAATGGTCCAGACCCTCTCTTCGACGACGCAGATGCTGACAATCCTTCTGGGAGCGGTAGCGGCAATCAGCCTCCTCGTGGGAGGGATCGGGATTATGAACATCATGCTCGTCTCCGTCACCGAGAGGACCCGCGAAATCGGGATACGCCTCGCCATCGGGGCATTGGAGCGCGAAGTACTGCTGCAGTTTCTCGTCGAAGCGATCGTCCTCTCTTCACTGGGCGGTATCATCGGGGTCGTGCTCGGCGTCGGCGCGGGGGTTGCAATCAGCCTCTTTTTCGACCTGCCGCTGATTTTCAACACCTTCATCATCCTCGTCGCTTTTTTGTTTTCGGCGCTTGTGGGGATTTTGTTCGGATATTTCCCCGCGCGCAAAGCGGCGCGCCTCAATCCGATCGACGCTTTACGTCACGAATGA
- a CDS encoding ABC transporter ATP-binding protein: protein MAPSSQSVIELRRAVKSYGEGEAAAYALRGVDLRIDRGEFVAIMGPSGSGKSTAMNIIGCLDTPTEGQYLFEGVDVGALTRDQRALLRRNYIGFIFQGFNLLGKTSAVENVELPLLYRGFAAETRREKALEALRSVGLEHVAHHTPAELSGGQQQRVAIARAIVTDPHILLADEPTGNLDSAKSIEVMELLASFNRERGITIIMVTHESDMAAYASRTVRFRDGLIDGATA, encoded by the coding sequence ATGGCACCCTCCTCCCAATCGGTCATCGAGTTGCGGCGCGCGGTGAAATCCTATGGCGAGGGGGAAGCTGCGGCCTACGCCCTACGAGGAGTTGACCTCCGGATCGATCGGGGAGAATTCGTCGCCATTATGGGGCCCAGCGGTTCGGGCAAATCAACCGCCATGAACATCATCGGATGTCTCGACACCCCTACCGAGGGACAATACCTTTTCGAAGGGGTCGACGTGGGGGCACTGACGCGTGATCAGAGGGCGTTGCTGCGGCGCAACTACATCGGATTCATTTTTCAGGGGTTCAACCTGCTGGGAAAAACCTCTGCGGTCGAAAACGTCGAGCTCCCCCTCCTCTATCGCGGATTTGCCGCGGAAACGCGCCGTGAAAAAGCCCTCGAAGCGCTCCGGAGCGTCGGCCTTGAACACGTCGCCCACCATACCCCCGCCGAACTCTCCGGAGGTCAACAGCAGCGTGTCGCCATCGCCAGGGCCATCGTCACCGATCCGCACATCCTGCTGGCCGACGAACCCACCGGAAACCTCGATTCGGCCAAAAGCATCGAAGTGATGGAACTCCTCGCCTCGTTCAACCGCGAACGGGGAATCACGATCATCATGGTAACCCACGAAAGCGACATGGCCGCATACGCCTCGCGCACCGTACGCTTCCGCGACGGGCTTATCGACGGAGCGACCGCATGA
- a CDS encoding efflux RND transporter periplasmic adaptor subunit produces MTSDPIRQTLGLDTPPERKHKKRIAWIAAAAVLAVGSGIWYQSAKETPAEYLTAPVETKTLTTSVSATGNLEPTNTVEVGIEVSGTIEAVNVDYNDRVEKGEVMARLDTTKLLAQAVGSKASLERFRANIAEAEAAYQNARSELERVMKMAAATRGNYPSAQEIDDARTAVEKARAQVAAAKAQADQARAQLQTDEENIRKATVVSPVRGIVLERKVEPGQTVVASMQTPVLFTMAEDLSVMKAIVSVDEADIGEVKENQKVEFTVDAYPNRLFAGVITQLRLNSQIVNGVVTYDAVVTIDNKELLLRPGMTVSARIVTGTYPAQLTIPNAALRFTPDSEKGDGTKKAKTLSSDNVRYVWTLHEGTPRKTAVRIVRTDGSSTAITSTSLKKGDAVIVGTREKH; encoded by the coding sequence ATGACTTCCGATCCGATCCGACAGACTCTGGGGCTCGATACGCCCCCGGAGCGAAAACACAAAAAACGGATTGCCTGGATTGCCGCTGCGGCGGTATTGGCCGTCGGATCGGGGATATGGTACCAAAGCGCCAAAGAGACACCCGCCGAGTACCTTACCGCACCCGTCGAGACCAAAACGCTCACCACGAGCGTTTCGGCGACGGGGAACCTCGAACCCACCAATACCGTCGAAGTGGGCATCGAAGTCTCCGGGACGATCGAAGCGGTGAACGTCGACTATAACGACCGTGTCGAAAAGGGGGAAGTGATGGCACGGCTCGATACGACGAAGCTCCTCGCTCAGGCCGTCGGTTCCAAAGCTTCTCTCGAACGATTCCGTGCCAACATTGCCGAAGCCGAAGCCGCATACCAAAATGCCCGCAGCGAATTGGAGCGGGTAATGAAAATGGCGGCGGCAACCCGGGGAAACTACCCTTCCGCCCAGGAAATCGACGATGCCCGCACCGCGGTCGAAAAAGCCCGCGCGCAGGTGGCCGCGGCAAAGGCCCAGGCCGATCAGGCCCGTGCGCAGCTTCAAACCGACGAAGAGAACATCCGAAAAGCGACCGTCGTCTCTCCGGTCAGGGGTATCGTCCTCGAACGCAAAGTCGAACCGGGCCAAACGGTCGTCGCGTCGATGCAGACTCCCGTTCTCTTTACGATGGCCGAAGACCTCAGCGTGATGAAAGCGATCGTCAGCGTTGACGAAGCCGATATCGGGGAGGTCAAAGAGAATCAAAAAGTCGAATTCACCGTCGATGCGTATCCCAACCGTCTTTTTGCGGGAGTCATCACGCAGCTGCGGCTGAACTCCCAGATCGTCAACGGCGTCGTCACCTACGACGCCGTCGTCACCATCGACAACAAAGAGCTGCTGTTGCGCCCGGGAATGACCGTCTCGGCCCGGATCGTGACGGGAACCTATCCAGCGCAGCTTACCATCCCCAACGCCGCGTTGCGCTTTACCCCCGATTCGGAAAAGGGCGACGGAACCAAAAAAGCCAAAACCCTCTCTTCGGATAACGTACGATACGTCTGGACGCTTCATGAGGGGACACCCCGGAAAACCGCCGTACGGATCGTCCGGACGGACGGTTCGTCGACCGCAATCACTTCAACATCGCTTAAAAAAGGGGATGCCGTCATCGTCGGCACCCGGGAAAAACACTGA
- a CDS encoding TolC family protein: MKYPVLLNLLLLSQIGHADEPYALLSQEKQEMLRLEREAYEAEHEKLRTDWIAPLNLNGAYDYDRSAQGGFFSTTENVSGSIAQDIFRSGGITYRIAYADAKKERESLSRQKEIAELNRQLFVSLLEYRKALFQKEQTLLKLRNKEIEVIIKRHLFDAGKADITELNNALMAQSAELKSLAGLEYSIAEQRYEIAKISNLSPDSFELPRFERIDKQAYVEEQLDLRYARANTQTQRYAYEVTASDYLPSIALNAALGYRRYDPRDRAGEYDGHYYNTGVSVTLPLAYNASSTVQEARALYLKEAASVADKRRALDGTYAQAVEKIRSFEETIALIRRNLSLYDDLIGAIRSGVEAGTKTGYDLQTLQNSRSIEEYDIRVYEINIQIELAKLHFALNPAKELP; this comes from the coding sequence ATGAAATACCCGGTATTGCTGAACCTTCTTCTGTTGTCGCAGATCGGCCACGCCGATGAGCCCTACGCGTTGCTGTCCCAAGAAAAACAGGAAATGCTGCGTTTAGAGCGCGAAGCGTACGAAGCCGAACACGAAAAACTGCGGACCGACTGGATCGCGCCGCTCAACCTGAACGGTGCGTACGATTACGACCGCAGCGCGCAGGGGGGATTTTTCAGTACGACCGAAAACGTCTCGGGATCGATCGCACAGGATATCTTCCGTTCGGGGGGAATTACCTACCGGATCGCTTACGCCGACGCCAAAAAAGAGCGCGAATCGCTCTCGCGCCAAAAAGAGATCGCAGAGCTCAACCGGCAGCTTTTTGTTTCCCTGCTCGAATACCGCAAAGCCCTTTTTCAGAAAGAGCAAACCCTTCTTAAACTCAGGAACAAAGAGATCGAAGTAATCATCAAACGCCATCTCTTCGATGCGGGAAAAGCCGATATCACCGAACTGAACAACGCGTTGATGGCGCAAAGTGCCGAACTCAAATCGCTCGCCGGTTTGGAATATTCGATCGCCGAACAGCGTTACGAAATCGCCAAGATCAGCAATCTCTCCCCCGATTCCTTTGAACTTCCGCGATTCGAACGGATCGACAAACAAGCTTACGTCGAAGAGCAGCTGGACCTGCGCTACGCCCGTGCCAACACCCAGACACAACGCTATGCGTACGAAGTGACCGCTTCTGATTACCTCCCCTCGATCGCACTCAACGCCGCGTTGGGATACCGCCGTTACGATCCCCGGGATCGGGCGGGCGAGTATGACGGGCACTACTACAATACGGGTGTATCGGTTACGCTGCCGCTGGCCTACAACGCTTCCTCGACCGTCCAGGAAGCCAGAGCCCTCTATCTCAAGGAAGCGGCTTCGGTCGCCGACAAACGGCGGGCCCTGGACGGAACCTACGCCCAGGCGGTCGAAAAAATCAGAAGTTTTGAAGAGACGATCGCCCTCATCCGGCGCAATTTATCGCTCTACGACGATCTCATCGGCGCGATACGCTCGGGGGTCGAAGCCGGAACCAAAACCGGCTACGATCTTCAGACGCTCCAAAATTCCCGATCGATCGAGGAATACGATATCCGCGTCTACGAAATCAACATCCAAATCGAATTGGCCAAACTCCATTTCGCACTCAATCCCGCCAAGGAACTGCCATGA
- a CDS encoding rhodanese-like domain-containing protein translates to MKILTALAAAVVSLMAIEPVVTPQWLHEHQKDANLRIVEVSEGDAYAFGHIPGAMHTTIAKWRFDNGTFLSVRPVAQIEAEISRLGIDARSDVVLYAPINDPKDLLKTSYIYWALNYHGVKNVALLDGGLKAWTNASFPLAQDEPLIKPTAYKAKLDPAKIADVGYVKSHLGKIPMIDARPGDMYLGVTPTPTVKRDGHIKGAMSYPWNYSVDKEYVLKSKSMLDSVFKEGYGLDKNKEVLVYCTGGLETSFNYFILSGVLGYKNIRLYDASMKEWGNREDTPMTRFGYERFSE, encoded by the coding sequence ATGAAAATCCTCACGGCTCTAGCGGCGGCAGTCGTCTCGTTGATGGCGATCGAACCCGTCGTCACCCCGCAATGGCTCCATGAACACCAAAAGGACGCCAATCTTCGGATCGTCGAAGTATCGGAAGGAGATGCGTATGCGTTCGGGCACATACCGGGTGCGATGCATACGACAATCGCCAAATGGCGGTTTGACAACGGCACTTTCCTCTCGGTACGCCCGGTGGCCCAGATCGAAGCGGAAATCTCCCGTCTGGGGATTGACGCCCGAAGCGACGTTGTCCTCTATGCCCCCATCAACGATCCCAAAGACTTGCTGAAAACGAGCTATATCTACTGGGCTCTCAATTATCACGGGGTGAAAAACGTCGCATTGCTCGACGGCGGACTCAAAGCTTGGACAAACGCCTCTTTTCCCCTTGCTCAAGATGAACCGCTTATCAAGCCTACCGCGTACAAGGCCAAGCTCGATCCGGCCAAAATCGCCGATGTAGGGTATGTCAAAAGCCATCTCGGAAAGATTCCCATGATCGATGCCCGACCCGGCGACATGTACCTGGGGGTTACCCCGACCCCGACGGTCAAACGTGACGGCCACATCAAAGGAGCAATGAGCTATCCGTGGAACTATTCGGTGGACAAAGAGTACGTCCTCAAATCGAAGAGCATGCTCGACAGCGTCTTCAAAGAGGGATACGGACTCGACAAGAACAAAGAGGTGCTGGTGTATTGTACCGGAGGGCTTGAAACGTCGTTTAACTATTTTATTCTCAGTGGAGTATTGGGATACAAAAACATCCGTCTTTATGACGCGTCGATGAAAGAGTGGGGGAACCGCGAGGATACCCCGATGACCCGGTTCGGTTACGAAAGGTTTTCCGAATAA
- a CDS encoding ferritin family protein — MRQYETYRCNVCGNEVEIQKVGGGTLVCCGEEMEMTTENLTAVNLMKAFGGESMARNKYELFADIARDEGWHAVERHFREAAFNEMYHARAQYKAYHKLIYGQEVDATPENLETAMHGENYEHTVMYPSFAEIATAEGHKDLARLFTAIGKVEVEHEREYAALKEALIADGFFSSPDEEIWVCEVCGHVHRGKKPPVACPLCKVGREYFKREHLH, encoded by the coding sequence ATGCGTCAATACGAAACCTACCGATGTAATGTCTGCGGCAACGAAGTCGAAATCCAGAAAGTGGGAGGCGGGACATTGGTCTGCTGCGGTGAAGAGATGGAAATGACCACCGAAAACCTCACGGCGGTGAACCTGATGAAAGCGTTCGGAGGCGAAAGCATGGCCCGGAACAAATACGAACTCTTCGCCGACATCGCCCGCGATGAGGGGTGGCATGCGGTCGAGCGCCATTTCCGCGAAGCGGCGTTTAACGAGATGTACCATGCCCGCGCGCAGTACAAAGCGTATCACAAACTGATTTACGGACAAGAGGTCGATGCGACCCCCGAAAATCTCGAGACGGCGATGCACGGCGAGAATTACGAACACACGGTCATGTATCCCTCTTTTGCCGAGATCGCAACGGCCGAGGGGCATAAGGACCTGGCACGCCTCTTTACCGCCATCGGAAAAGTCGAGGTGGAACACGAGCGCGAATACGCCGCCCTCAAAGAGGCCCTGATCGCGGACGGCTTTTTCTCAAGCCCCGACGAGGAAATCTGGGTTTGCGAGGTGTGCGGACACGTCCACCGGGGGAAAAAGCCCCCCGTCGCCTGTCCGCTGTGCAAAGTAGGACGTGAATATTTCAAACGCGAGCACCTGCACTAA
- a CDS encoding DUF2325 domain-containing protein — protein MSVLIIGGDKVTRLQSLLQSLGATETRHWDSRRNSTSHKTLPHNTDMIIMLTDFLKHNSMNHFKREAKKSDIPFLCVKGLSGCSECQIRQMVEGIRNADETNRFCSGVCAR, from the coding sequence ATGTCCGTTCTCATTATCGGAGGAGACAAAGTCACGCGCCTGCAGTCGCTGTTGCAATCGCTGGGTGCGACCGAAACGCGTCACTGGGACAGCCGCCGCAATTCGACGTCCCACAAGACGCTTCCGCACAACACCGATATGATCATCATGCTGACCGATTTTCTCAAGCATAACTCGATGAACCATTTCAAGCGGGAAGCGAAAAAATCGGATATCCCTTTTCTGTGCGTCAAAGGGTTGAGCGGATGCAGCGAGTGCCAGATCCGCCAGATGGTCGAAGGGATCCGCAACGCGGATGAAACGAACCGTTTTTGCAGCGGCGTATGCGCTCGTTGA
- a CDS encoding hemin uptake protein HemP yields the protein MVTESSSSKEYNGTVIESKELFKNDSSIRIVHGNDVYILRITKGNKLILTK from the coding sequence ATGGTAACCGAAAGCTCATCGTCAAAAGAGTATAATGGCACCGTTATTGAGTCCAAAGAGCTGTTTAAAAACGACAGTTCGATCAGGATCGTCCACGGTAACGATGTCTACATACTTCGCATTACCAAAGGCAACAAACTGATCCTCACCAAATAA